One genomic window of Stigmatella ashevillena includes the following:
- a CDS encoding glutamate synthase subunit beta encodes MGKPTGFLEWSRRPAPKREKTERVQDWKEFVLPLAPDEAKRQAGRCMDCGVPFCQQGCPLGNPIPDFNDAVYNGRWKAAYLSLSGTNNFPEFTGRLCPAPCEASCVLSINQDAVTIEQMEKEIAERAFAEGWVTPRPPASRTGRSVAVVGSGPAGLAAAAQLNQAGHTVTVYERDDRLGGLMRYGIPDFKMEKSVLDRRLAVMEAEGVVFRTGVDVGKEIGFRALREQHDAVVLALGARKARELEVPGRELEGVLPAMQFLEHQNRVVSGLATPDPRLSAAGKRVLILGGGDTGSDCLGTSIRQGAKSVTQVELMPAPPHVRAADNPWPRWPLLFRTSSSQEEGGVREFGFMTKHLSGQDGRLQALHAVKVEPRREGDGPLRLIEAPGSEVTHEVDMLILAMGFTGPDTAQLSEQLGVKITPRGTVQIDKHFATSADGVFCAGDASRGASLIVWALSEGREAAKAVDAYLTGLPSALPSRGRDAAFG; translated from the coding sequence ATGGGAAAGCCAACAGGGTTTCTGGAGTGGTCCCGCCGTCCCGCCCCCAAGCGGGAGAAGACCGAGCGCGTTCAGGACTGGAAGGAGTTCGTGCTGCCGCTGGCGCCCGACGAGGCGAAGCGGCAGGCGGGGCGCTGCATGGACTGTGGCGTCCCCTTCTGTCAGCAGGGCTGTCCGCTGGGCAATCCCATCCCGGACTTCAACGACGCCGTCTACAACGGGCGCTGGAAGGCGGCGTACCTCTCGCTGAGCGGCACCAACAACTTCCCGGAGTTCACAGGGCGGCTCTGCCCGGCGCCGTGTGAAGCCTCCTGCGTCCTGTCCATCAATCAGGACGCGGTGACCATCGAGCAGATGGAGAAGGAGATCGCCGAGCGGGCCTTCGCCGAGGGCTGGGTGACGCCCCGTCCCCCCGCGTCCCGCACGGGCCGCAGCGTAGCGGTGGTGGGCTCGGGTCCCGCGGGGCTTGCCGCGGCGGCACAGCTCAACCAAGCGGGACACACCGTCACCGTCTACGAGCGGGACGACCGGCTCGGGGGCCTGATGCGCTATGGCATCCCGGACTTCAAGATGGAGAAGTCGGTGCTGGACCGGCGCCTGGCCGTGATGGAGGCCGAGGGCGTGGTGTTCCGCACCGGCGTGGATGTGGGCAAGGAGATCGGCTTCCGGGCCCTCCGCGAGCAGCATGACGCCGTCGTGCTGGCCCTGGGCGCGCGCAAAGCCCGTGAGCTGGAAGTGCCCGGACGCGAGTTGGAAGGCGTGCTGCCCGCGATGCAGTTCCTGGAGCACCAGAACCGGGTGGTCTCCGGGCTGGCCACACCGGACCCGCGGCTGAGCGCGGCCGGCAAGCGGGTGCTCATCCTGGGCGGTGGCGACACCGGCTCGGACTGCCTGGGCACGTCGATCCGGCAGGGAGCGAAGAGCGTGACCCAGGTGGAGCTGATGCCGGCCCCGCCCCATGTCCGGGCCGCCGACAATCCCTGGCCGCGCTGGCCACTGTTGTTCCGCACCTCTTCCAGCCAGGAAGAGGGCGGCGTCCGCGAGTTCGGCTTCATGACGAAACACCTGTCAGGCCAGGACGGCCGCCTCCAGGCGCTGCACGCGGTGAAGGTGGAGCCCCGGCGCGAGGGAGATGGTCCCCTCCGGCTGATTGAGGCGCCCGGCTCCGAGGTGACGCATGAAGTGGACATGCTGATCCTCGCCATGGGCTTCACGGGACCGGACACGGCGCAACTGAGCGAGCAGTTGGGGGTGAAGATCACGCCCCGTGGCACGGTGCAGATCGACAAGCACTTCGCGACCTCGGCGGACGGCGTGTTCTGCGCGGGCGACGCGAGCCGGGGGGCCAGCCTCATCGTCTGGGCCCTCTCGGAGGGACGCGAGGCGGCGAAGGCCGTTGACGCCTACCTCACAGGCCTCCCCTCCGCCCTGCCGAGCCGAGGCCGGGACGCCGCCTTCGGCTGA
- the gltB gene encoding glutamate synthase large subunit — MSSFIPGRYGLYEPEMEHDACGVGFVVHIKGERSRSIVEEGLELLNRLSHRAAAGRDPETGDGAGILIQMPHRFFEREVPRLGFELPPRRQYAVAQAFLPPDPQARAACEAILEEVVAEEGQRVLGWRDVPVAPEHLGTVAREVAPVIRQLFVARRRVVPSAFERKLYRIRKLAGNRVEARGVDPNKRFHVASFSAETIVYKGLLLPRQLPLFYVDLQHPEMVSALALVHSRFSTNTFPTWELAQPFRYIAHNGEINTLRGNRNWMTARRGLLQSARFGGSLEPLFPLIVPGKSDSAQFDNMMELLCLGGRTLPHALMMMIPEAWEGHATMSDERRAFYEYSSALLEPWDGPAAIAFTDGQLIGATLDRNGLRPARYLVTEDDRVILSSETGVLDVHPSQVRRKGRLTPGRMLLVDTTEGRILEDEEVKADISGRWPYRRWLQRNVFTFDDLPTRPAPARLTGQELWRLQRAFGYTDEDTRLLLRPMAETGKEPVGSMGTDTPLAVLSDQAPSLFSYFHQLFAQVTNPPIDPIREALVMTLGTGLGPEGNTLEETPEQCHRMALPGPILTNGQFARLAAVRGEGVFETHVLSLLYPVDGDEASLEQAVERLCSRAVEAVDAGASILVLSDRGVDAAHVPIPVLLALSSVHQRLVRDGIRMYTGLVVETAEAREVHHFACLFGYGASAVNPYLALDTLRAMAEAGDLQVDHEKAQEQFIHGIEEGLLKVMSKMGISTLQSYRGSQLFEAVGLERHLIERHFTGTPSRIEGVGLPELGREVRERHERGFGQTANLDTAVLPAGGLYQWRRRGETHKWNPATLAKLQTAARTNNPLLFAEYSRLADDETQEHCNLRGLLEVVSEGHTSVPLEEVEPASEIVRRFVTGAMSFGSISAEAHETLAIAMNRIGGRSNSGEGGEESHRYQLDENGDSRRSAIKQVASARFGVTTEYLVNASELQIKMAQGAKPGEGGQLPGHKVDERIARVRWSTPGVTLISPPPHHDIYSIEDLSQLIYDLQSVNPQARVSVKLVSEVGVGTIAAGVSKAGAGCVVISGYEGGTGASPLSSIKHAGLPWELGLAETQQVLVHNGLRSRIRVQVDGGLRTAKDVLMAAMMGAEEFGMATASLIALGCIMLRKCHLNTCSVGIATQDLALRERFHGKPEHVVNFFYMVAEDLRRQMAALGFRKLEEAVGRVDLLRQRSSMAHWKARKVNLSALLEPPKAPASEPRRCDTPHRKDVSDHLDHELLRNAGPALEGSSPTFLTRPVSNIHRAVGAMLSGEIAKRHGARGLPDGQLRIRLQGSAGQSFGAFLASGVTLELEGDSNDYLGKGLSGGRIIVYPPSSSRFVPEENVLVGNTVLYGATAGEVYLRGLAGERFAVRNSGAQAVVEGVGDHGCEYMTGGVVVVLGPTGRNFAAGMSGGTAYVLDRERTFRKSCNLEMVELESLVDESELWLVHGMIERHFHHTNSTLARRVLDNWELMVPQFVKVMPTDYKRVLQARRAARKPPSVMPQRLHAVGSEG; from the coding sequence ATGTCGTCGTTTATCCCGGGGCGTTACGGGCTCTATGAACCCGAGATGGAGCACGATGCGTGTGGTGTCGGCTTCGTGGTCCATATCAAGGGGGAGCGGTCGCGCAGCATCGTCGAAGAGGGTCTGGAGCTGCTCAACAGGTTGAGTCACCGGGCTGCCGCGGGACGAGATCCAGAAACGGGAGATGGTGCCGGCATTTTGATCCAAATGCCTCACCGTTTCTTCGAGCGCGAAGTCCCTCGGTTGGGTTTTGAACTTCCGCCGCGCCGACAGTATGCGGTCGCTCAAGCGTTCCTCCCGCCGGACCCCCAAGCCCGGGCCGCCTGCGAGGCCATCCTCGAAGAGGTCGTCGCCGAGGAAGGACAACGGGTGTTGGGCTGGCGCGACGTGCCGGTGGCCCCGGAGCACCTGGGCACCGTGGCCCGCGAGGTGGCCCCCGTCATCCGCCAGCTGTTCGTGGCCCGGCGCCGCGTGGTGCCCAGCGCCTTCGAGCGCAAGCTGTACCGCATCCGCAAGCTCGCGGGGAACCGCGTGGAAGCGCGCGGCGTGGACCCCAACAAGCGCTTTCACGTGGCCAGCTTCTCCGCCGAGACCATCGTCTACAAAGGCCTGCTGCTGCCCCGGCAACTGCCCCTGTTCTACGTGGACTTGCAGCACCCGGAGATGGTGAGCGCGCTGGCGCTGGTGCACTCCCGCTTCTCCACCAACACCTTCCCGACGTGGGAGCTGGCCCAGCCGTTCCGGTACATTGCCCACAACGGCGAGATCAACACGCTGCGCGGCAACCGCAACTGGATGACCGCCCGCCGGGGGTTGCTCCAATCGGCCCGCTTCGGCGGCAGCCTGGAGCCCCTCTTCCCCCTCATCGTTCCCGGCAAGAGTGACTCCGCCCAGTTCGACAACATGATGGAGTTGCTGTGCCTGGGTGGGCGCACGCTGCCGCACGCCCTGATGATGATGATCCCCGAGGCGTGGGAAGGCCACGCCACGATGAGTGACGAGCGCCGCGCCTTCTACGAGTACTCCTCGGCCCTGCTGGAGCCGTGGGACGGCCCGGCGGCCATCGCCTTCACGGACGGCCAGCTCATCGGCGCTACGCTGGACCGCAACGGCTTGCGGCCCGCGCGCTACCTCGTCACCGAGGACGACCGCGTCATCCTCTCCTCGGAGACGGGCGTGCTCGACGTGCACCCCTCGCAGGTGCGCCGCAAGGGCCGCCTCACCCCGGGCCGCATGCTTCTGGTGGACACCACCGAGGGCCGCATCCTCGAGGACGAGGAAGTCAAGGCGGACATCTCCGGCCGCTGGCCCTACCGCCGGTGGCTCCAGCGCAACGTGTTCACCTTCGACGATCTGCCCACCCGCCCGGCCCCCGCCCGGCTCACGGGACAGGAGCTGTGGCGGTTGCAGCGCGCCTTCGGCTACACGGATGAGGACACGCGGCTGCTCTTGCGCCCCATGGCCGAGACGGGCAAGGAGCCAGTGGGCTCCATGGGCACGGACACGCCCCTGGCGGTGCTCAGTGACCAGGCCCCCAGCCTCTTCTCCTACTTCCACCAGCTCTTCGCGCAGGTGACCAACCCGCCCATTGATCCCATCCGCGAGGCGTTGGTGATGACGCTCGGGACGGGCCTGGGGCCGGAAGGCAACACCCTGGAGGAGACCCCCGAGCAGTGCCACCGCATGGCCCTGCCGGGCCCGATCCTCACCAACGGCCAGTTCGCCCGTCTGGCGGCGGTCCGCGGCGAAGGCGTCTTCGAGACGCACGTGCTCTCGCTGCTCTACCCGGTGGACGGCGACGAAGCTTCGCTGGAACAAGCGGTGGAGCGGTTGTGTTCGCGGGCGGTGGAGGCGGTGGATGCGGGCGCCAGCATTCTCGTGCTGAGCGACCGCGGTGTGGACGCGGCGCACGTGCCCATTCCCGTGCTGCTGGCCCTCTCCTCGGTGCACCAGCGCCTCGTGCGCGACGGCATCCGCATGTACACCGGCCTGGTGGTGGAGACGGCCGAGGCGCGCGAGGTGCACCACTTCGCCTGCCTCTTTGGCTACGGCGCTTCGGCGGTCAACCCCTACCTGGCCCTGGACACCCTCCGGGCCATGGCCGAGGCGGGCGATCTCCAGGTGGACCACGAGAAGGCCCAGGAGCAGTTCATCCACGGCATTGAAGAGGGCCTGCTCAAGGTGATGTCCAAGATGGGCATCTCCACGCTGCAGTCCTACCGTGGCTCGCAGCTCTTCGAGGCCGTGGGGCTGGAGCGCCACCTCATCGAGCGTCACTTCACCGGCACGCCTTCCCGGATCGAAGGCGTGGGCCTGCCGGAGCTGGGCCGCGAGGTGCGCGAGCGCCATGAGCGTGGCTTCGGCCAGACGGCCAACCTGGACACGGCCGTCCTGCCCGCGGGAGGCCTGTACCAGTGGCGCCGCCGGGGCGAGACGCACAAGTGGAACCCGGCCACGCTGGCCAAGCTCCAGACGGCGGCCCGGACCAACAACCCGCTCCTCTTCGCCGAGTACTCGCGGCTGGCGGACGACGAGACCCAGGAGCACTGCAACCTGCGCGGGCTCTTGGAGGTGGTCTCCGAGGGTCACACCTCCGTGCCGCTCGAGGAAGTGGAGCCCGCGAGCGAGATTGTCCGTCGCTTCGTCACCGGCGCCATGTCCTTTGGCTCCATCAGCGCCGAGGCCCACGAGACGCTCGCCATCGCGATGAACCGCATTGGCGGGCGCTCCAACAGCGGCGAGGGCGGTGAGGAGTCCCACCGCTACCAGCTGGACGAGAACGGCGACTCCCGCCGCAGCGCCATCAAGCAGGTGGCCAGCGCCCGCTTCGGCGTCACCACCGAGTACCTGGTCAACGCCAGCGAGCTGCAGATCAAGATGGCCCAGGGCGCCAAACCCGGCGAGGGCGGTCAGCTGCCGGGCCACAAGGTGGACGAACGCATCGCACGCGTGCGCTGGTCCACGCCGGGCGTGACGCTCATCTCCCCTCCCCCTCACCACGACATCTACTCCATCGAGGACCTGTCGCAGCTCATCTATGATCTCCAGTCGGTGAACCCGCAGGCGCGGGTGAGCGTGAAGCTGGTGAGCGAGGTGGGCGTGGGCACCATCGCCGCGGGCGTGTCCAAGGCCGGCGCGGGGTGCGTGGTCATCTCCGGCTACGAGGGCGGCACGGGCGCCTCGCCCCTGTCCAGCATCAAGCACGCGGGACTTCCGTGGGAGCTGGGGCTGGCGGAGACGCAACAAGTGCTGGTGCACAACGGCCTGCGCAGCCGCATCCGGGTCCAGGTGGACGGCGGCTTGCGCACCGCGAAGGACGTGCTCATGGCGGCGATGATGGGGGCCGAGGAGTTCGGCATGGCCACCGCCAGCCTCATCGCGCTGGGCTGCATCATGCTGCGCAAGTGCCACCTCAACACCTGCTCGGTGGGCATCGCCACGCAGGACCTGGCGCTGCGCGAGCGCTTCCACGGCAAGCCCGAGCACGTGGTGAACTTCTTCTACATGGTGGCCGAGGACCTGCGCCGGCAGATGGCGGCCTTGGGCTTCCGGAAGCTCGAAGAGGCGGTGGGCCGGGTGGACCTGCTGCGGCAGCGCTCCAGCATGGCGCACTGGAAGGCGCGGAAGGTGAACCTCTCCGCCCTGCTGGAGCCGCCCAAGGCTCCCGCCAGCGAGCCCCGGCGCTGCGACACGCCCCACCGCAAGGACGTGTCGGACCACCTGGACCACGAGCTGCTGCGCAACGCGGGCCCCGCCCTGGAGGGAAGCTCCCCAACGTTCCTGACCCGGCCGGTGAGCAACATCCACCGCGCCGTGGGCGCCATGCTGTCTGGCGAAATCGCCAAGCGCCACGGGGCCCGAGGACTTCCGGACGGCCAACTGCGCATCCGCCTCCAAGGCTCGGCCGGACAGAGCTTCGGCGCATTCCTGGCCAGCGGGGTGACGCTGGAGCTGGAGGGAGACTCCAACGACTACCTCGGCAAGGGGCTCTCTGGCGGGCGCATCATCGTCTATCCCCCCTCCAGCAGCCGCTTTGTCCCGGAGGAGAACGTGCTGGTGGGCAACACCGTGCTCTACGGCGCCACGGCCGGCGAGGTGTACCTGCGAGGCCTGGCCGGTGAGCGCTTCGCGGTGCGCAACAGCGGGGCCCAGGCCGTCGTCGAAGGCGTGGGAGACCATGGCTGCGAGTACATGACGGGCGGCGTGGTGGTGGTGCTCGGCCCCACGGGGCGCAACTTCGCCGCGGGCATGAGCGGCGGCACCGCCTACGTGCTCGACCGGGAGCGCACCTTCCGCAAGAGCTGCAACCTGGAAATGGTGGAGCTGGAGTCCCTGGTGGATGAATCGGAGCTCTGGCTCGTCCACGGAATGATCGAGCGCCATTTCCACCACACGAACAGCACGCTCGCACGGCGGGTGCTCGACAACTGGGAGCTGATGGTGCCGCAATTCGTGAAGGTGATGCCCACCGATTACAAGCGGGTGCTCCAGGCACGGCGCGCGGCGCGCAAGCCCCCCTCCGTCATGCCACAGCGGCTGCATGCCGTCGGGAGCGAGGGCTGA
- a CDS encoding tetratricopeptide repeat protein yields the protein MSEQVAKELVDKGVGLSDVNKSEEALPLYDEVIQKFGGSKEAGLRVQVVRAFTNKGIALHRMQKPLEALPFYDEAIKRSEGSEPALREAAARALLQKANVLRDLNQNDNALILCSDLIKGAAAAALPVPVAGALFTMADTLANLGRQDEALPLYDEVVQRFGASSDPALKPLVAGALFSKSMLLRFKNRPQEAVAAYDEIIKRFGDASEPHLRNMAVMAQQSKNELQPK from the coding sequence ATGTCTGAGCAAGTAGCGAAGGAACTCGTCGATAAGGGAGTCGGGCTGTCCGACGTGAACAAGAGCGAGGAGGCCCTGCCGCTCTACGACGAGGTGATCCAGAAGTTCGGCGGAAGCAAGGAGGCGGGCCTGCGCGTGCAGGTGGTGCGTGCTTTCACCAACAAGGGCATTGCCCTGCACCGGATGCAGAAGCCCCTGGAGGCGCTGCCGTTCTACGACGAGGCGATCAAGCGATCCGAAGGGAGCGAGCCGGCCCTGCGTGAGGCGGCGGCGAGGGCACTTCTGCAGAAGGCCAACGTCCTGAGGGATCTGAATCAGAACGACAACGCCCTGATCTTGTGTTCCGATCTGATCAAGGGCGCTGCCGCCGCGGCGCTGCCCGTGCCGGTGGCGGGGGCGCTCTTCACCATGGCCGATACGCTGGCGAACCTGGGCCGTCAGGACGAGGCGCTGCCGCTCTACGATGAGGTGGTGCAGCGGTTCGGGGCCAGCAGCGATCCGGCGCTGAAGCCACTGGTGGCGGGAGCGCTCTTCAGCAAGTCCATGCTCCTGCGGTTCAAGAATCGGCCCCAGGAGGCAGTGGCCGCCTACGATGAGATCATCAAGCGGTTCGGCGACGCCTCCGAGCCGCATCTGCGCAACATGGCGGTCATGGCGCAGCAGAGCAAGAACGAGCTCCAGCCGAAGTAG